One Deltaproteobacteria bacterium genomic region harbors:
- a CDS encoding general secretion pathway protein GspE yields TVEDPVEITQPGLQQVQVEASIGLDFTRIMRAFLRADPDVILVGEMRDIQTAQIGVEASLTGHMVFSTLHTNSAPETVTRLLDMGVEAINFSEALQGILAQRLVKTLCPHCKESYAPSDEEWDYLVNHYDPELFPELGISRDSARLYKAAGCARCGQSGYKGRTGIHELLVATPEVRRAIVRRQPAEEIGRLAAEQGMRTLHQDGIYKIFKGDIDIFQLQKTTNAD; encoded by the coding sequence GACAGTCGAAGATCCCGTGGAAATCACGCAGCCGGGTCTGCAGCAGGTTCAGGTCGAAGCCTCCATCGGGCTTGACTTCACGCGGATCATGCGCGCTTTCCTGCGGGCGGATCCCGATGTGATTCTGGTTGGCGAGATGCGTGACATACAGACCGCGCAGATAGGTGTCGAGGCGTCGCTGACCGGACACATGGTTTTTTCGACCCTGCATACCAACTCCGCCCCGGAAACCGTGACCCGCCTCCTCGACATGGGCGTGGAGGCGATCAATTTTTCCGAGGCCCTTCAGGGCATTCTGGCGCAGCGCTTGGTCAAGACCCTGTGTCCGCACTGCAAGGAAAGTTATGCTCCGAGTGACGAGGAATGGGATTATCTCGTCAATCATTATGATCCGGAGCTTTTCCCCGAGTTGGGCATTAGCCGGGATTCGGCCCGCCTGTACAAGGCCGCCGGATGCGCCCGTTGCGGGCAGAGCGGGTACAAGGGGCGCACTGGTATTCATGAATTGCTGGTCGCCACGCCGGAGGTGCGGCGGGCCATTGTTCGGCGCCAACCTGCCGAGGAAATCGGACGATTGGCGGCCGAGCAGGGCATGCGAACGCTGCACCAGGATGGGATTTACAAGATATTCAAGGGCGACATCGATATTTTTCAACTCCAGAAGACAACAAACGCCGACTAG
- a CDS encoding Hsp20/alpha crystallin family protein, translating into MAKLFPWDPWMELECMKEDMKRLVEDFSCPSPFVSASKRVAQFRPVADVIESEHEYQILVELPGLERQDVSVEARGQELVVFGERRLERDTSGATFQVMERSYGCFARRFTFSMDVEGKEIRASMKAGLLVVVVSKARPDSAKRHISIRVNE; encoded by the coding sequence ATGGCAAAACTTTTTCCCTGGGATCCGTGGATGGAGCTGGAATGCATGAAGGAAGACATGAAGCGTTTGGTGGAAGACTTCAGCTGTCCTTCGCCGTTTGTTTCGGCTTCGAAGCGGGTTGCGCAGTTTAGACCAGTGGCCGACGTGATCGAGTCCGAGCATGAATATCAGATATTGGTCGAGTTGCCGGGCTTGGAACGCCAGGACGTTTCGGTGGAGGCGAGAGGCCAGGAGTTGGTTGTCTTTGGCGAACGACGATTGGAACGGGATACCTCGGGCGCCACGTTTCAGGTCATGGAACGCTCCTACGGTTGCTTCGCGCGACGTTTCACGTTTTCCATGGATGTGGAGGGCAAGGAGATCCGGGCCAGCATGAAGGCCGGGCTTCTTGTGGTGGTCGTGTCCAAGGCGCGGCCGGATTCGGCCAAGCGGCATATCTCGATCCGGGTGAATGAATAG
- a CDS encoding PDZ domain-containing protein produces MRNFILLITLAWALTGAHFSWAGSRAERITPVVRTVQAVAPAVVNIHTARIVEQDVNPFGNLLGQDELFRHFFGSREFTRRYEQRSLGSGVIIDGGKGLVLTNAHVIEGASSIRVRLMDGRQFDGELVGSDPDFDVAILHLKDAMDLPQAILGDSSDIMIGETVIAIGNPYGFGNTVTTGVVSALERSIETKQGTFTDFIQTDAAINPGNSGGPLMNLAGELVGINTAIYAEAEGIGFAIPINKATRVVDELVSHGRVQSVWLGLEGQDVDQRVASYLGLDEAKGMLVTQIHEHETGKTGVLVGDVVLAMNGVQVEDRDHYLRILRNFTTGQAVRLELTGAGGRRTIQVKVASFADGTALRLAAQRWGMTVEPVRHGQGLVVAQVRPGSPARELGLAQGDILLKVAGNPMRSVDDFAQAFKHYRMANTVLLLVDRGGRGYYVRLRVG; encoded by the coding sequence ATGCGAAATTTTATACTGCTGATCACACTGGCATGGGCGCTCACCGGCGCCCATTTTTCTTGGGCCGGGAGTCGCGCGGAGCGGATTACACCCGTGGTGCGCACTGTCCAGGCCGTGGCTCCGGCGGTTGTGAACATCCATACGGCCCGGATTGTCGAACAGGATGTGAATCCGTTCGGGAACCTTTTGGGCCAGGACGAGTTGTTTCGCCATTTTTTTGGCTCTCGCGAGTTCACGCGACGTTATGAGCAGAGAAGCCTGGGCTCTGGCGTGATCATCGACGGCGGCAAGGGTTTGGTTCTGACAAATGCCCATGTCATCGAGGGGGCGTCGAGTATCCGGGTTCGACTCATGGATGGGCGGCAATTTGACGGGGAATTGGTTGGTTCCGACCCTGATTTCGACGTGGCCATCCTGCATCTCAAGGACGCCATGGATTTGCCTCAGGCCATATTGGGGGATTCCTCGGACATCATGATCGGGGAAACGGTCATCGCCATTGGCAACCCCTACGGCTTTGGAAACACGGTGACCACGGGCGTTGTTTCGGCCCTGGAACGGAGCATCGAAACCAAACAGGGAACGTTCACGGATTTTATTCAGACCGACGCCGCCATCAACCCGGGAAATAGCGGCGGGCCGCTCATGAATCTGGCCGGCGAATTGGTTGGAATCAACACGGCCATTTACGCCGAGGCCGAGGGAATTGGGTTTGCCATTCCCATCAACAAGGCCACCCGCGTCGTGGACGAGTTGGTCAGTCACGGTCGGGTTCAGAGTGTCTGGCTTGGATTGGAAGGTCAGGACGTGGACCAGCGCGTGGCGAGTTATCTTGGTCTGGACGAGGCCAAGGGCATGCTGGTGACGCAAATCCATGAACACGAAACAGGCAAGACCGGAGTTTTGGTCGGCGATGTGGTGTTGGCCATGAACGGCGTCCAGGTGGAGGACCGTGACCACTATCTGCGCATCTTGCGCAATTTCACCACGGGGCAGGCCGTGCGTCTCGAATTGACGGGCGCGGGTGGACGGAGGACGATCCAGGTCAAGGTGGCTTCCTTCGCGGACGGCACCGCGCTGCGTTTGGCGGCGCAACGGTGGGGAATGACCGTGGAGCCCGTGCGGCATGGCCAAGGGCTGGTCGTGGCCCAGGTCCGGCCAGGAAGCCCGGCGCGGGAGTTGGGGCTGGCGCAAGGTGACATTTTGTTGAAGGTCGCGGGAAACCCCATGCGGTCCGTGGATGATTTTGCCCAGGCTTTTAAACACTACCGCATGGCCAATACCGTGCTGCTCCTGGTGGACCGGGGCGGGCGCGGATATTATGTGCGTTTGCGGGTGGGCTAA